One Chiloscyllium plagiosum isolate BGI_BamShark_2017 chromosome 34, ASM401019v2, whole genome shotgun sequence genomic window carries:
- the mrpl20 gene encoding 39S ribosomal protein L20, mitochondrial, giving the protein MVFLSLSRWIRSRGPDRYWRVQEVLKHARHFRGRKNRCYSLALRAVRRAFLYSTKARTLKKRNMRTLWINRIAAASREHGLKYPMLISNLVKCQVELNRKVLSDLAIYEPKTFKSLAALAKRRREEGFHDALGDGREPNGVFSRIVHSS; this is encoded by the exons ATGGTTTTCCTGTCGCTGTCCCGCTGGATCCGGAGCCGAGGGCCTGACCGTTACTGGCGGGTCCAGGAGGTGCTGAAACATGCCCGG CATTTCCGAGGCAGGAAGAACCGATGTTACAGCCTGGCTCTGCGGGCGGTGCGGAGAGCCTTCCTCTATTCCACCAAGGCCAGGACACTCAAGAAGCGGAACATGAGGACG CTTTGGATAAACAGGATAGCAGCTGCCTCCCGGGAGCATGGACTGAAGTACCCCATGTTGATCAGTAACCTGGTTAAG TGTCAGGTGGAGTTGAATAGGAAAGTCCTTTCGGATTTGGCCATATATGAACCAAAGACATTCAAGTCCCTGGCAGCATTGGCAAAGCGAAGGAGAGAAGAAGGCTTCCATGATGCACTGGGTGATGGCCGAGAACCCAATGGTGTGTTTTCACGCATTGTACATTCGAGTTAA